The following DNA comes from Mycobacteroides immunogenum.
TGATCTTCAAAAACTGACTGATCGCGCCCCAGTCGGCTTCGTCCGCAGTCCGTCCGCAGTAGCTTCAGCTGCGCTCAATTCGACTCAACGCTGTCAACGCTTTGACCTGTGCATATCGACCGTCGCCAACGCGGTTAGTTTCGACAAACGCCCAAGATGGTTCGTTCGCATCGAGAAGGTCGGGAGTTCGATTCTCCCTAGCTCCACCATAGAAGCCGTACTCAAACCGGAGACCGAAGCAATGCCGGTGAGCGTGGGTTCGGGGTTATCCGAAGGCGATTCCCTTGGTGAGAGCCGTTTTGTGTTTGTGGGGGATGGGCTTTGAGATAGTCGGTCAGGGTGGCTGGTTTGGTGGTGTTCCAGGTGGCTTTGGCTTGGTGGAAGTCGTCAAATGGTGGGCTCAGGTGGTTGAAGCGCACTGGTTCCGGTGGAGGCTTGTGCTATTGGATTTCGACCAAGGGTTGGTGGTTCCGATTGGTAGCGTAGAACGCGGCTTCGAACTCTGTCGGCGGTAGGTCGTCGAGGTAGCCCTGTAGGCGACTGGTGTTGTGCCAGTAGACCCAGCCCAGGGTGGCTAGCTCGACATCCTCGACGGTTTTCCATGGTCCGGGGCGGGTGGGTCCGTAGATCAGTTCGGCTTTGTAGTAGCCGTTCACCGTCTCGGCGAGGGCGTTATCAATACTGTCCTCGACCGTGCCGATGGAGGGGGTCGCGCCGATCTCAGCGAGGCGTTCGCCATAGCGGATGGACGTGAACTGATATCCGGCGTCGGAGTGATATCGTAAGCCCGGCAACGTGTTTCCTCGTGACCAGCGGGCCATCTCGATGGCATCGAGGACCATGGTGGTGCGCATGTGCGGGGCGACGCGCCAGCCGACGATCATCCGGGAGTACGCGTCGGCGATGAAGCACACGTAGGCCACACCGGCCCAGGTCGGTACGAATGTCAGGTCGGTGAGCCCCAGCGCATTCGGCGCCGTCGCGGTGAAGTCGCGCCGGACCAGATCAAGATGCCGCGCTGCTTTCGGGTCGGGTTTGGTGGTGCGTATCCGTTTGCCCCGGCGCGCTCCGACCATCCGGGCGGCCCGCATGTGCCGGGCCACCTGATCGCGCCCGACGTCATGACCAGCGCGGCGGGCGGCTTTCCACAGCTTGCGTGCCCCGTAGACGCGGTAGTTGTCCGGCCACAACTGTTTGAGGGCAGTTCCTCTCGCTGCGTCGCGGCACACCCGCGCCGATGGGGGCCGGGTTTTGGCCGCGTAGTAGGTGCTCGGGGCCACCCGCACGCCTGCCGATCGCAAGATGGTGCAGATGGGCTCGACCCCGAATTCCTTGCGGTTGGTGTCGATGAACGCGACTATTTCTTGTGTTGGCGGTCGAGCTCCGCGCCGAAAAAACTGGCTGCTCGCTTCAAAATCTCGTTGGCCCGCTTGAGTTCTCGTATCTCCTGCTCAAGCTCTTTGACCCGCGCCGATTCTATGGTCGCCAGGCCGGGCTCGTACCCCTCGTCGATGTCAGCTTGGCGCACCCACGAACGCACCGACTCCACCCCGTAGTCGAGTTGACGGGCCACCCGATACACCGTCCCGTGCTCGGTACCCAACTCCGCCCGCAACGTGCGTAGCATCCGCACCGCAGCGGCCTTCTCCTCCGGGCTGTACCTACGCGTGGTCGGCTTCCCCGGCGGAGCCTGTTTACTCGGCATGACTCCATCCTCGTTTCCAAGGTCGGGAGTCTCCACCGGAACCACTGCGCTTCAATGGTCACGTTCTTTCAATTCGCACCCACCGATCACAAGATCA
Coding sequences within:
- a CDS encoding IS3 family transposase (programmed frameshift) yields the protein MPSKQAPPGKPTTRRYSPEEKAAAVRMLRTLRAELGTEHGTVYRVARQLDYGVESVRSWVRQADIDEGYEPGLATIESARVKELEQEIRELKRANEILKRAASFFRRGARPPTQEIVAFIDTNRKEFGVEPICTILRSAGVRVAPSTYYAAKTRPPSARVCRDAARGTALKQLWPDNYRVYGARKLWKAARRAGHDVGRDQVARHMRAARMVGARRGKRIRTTKPDPKAARHLDLVRRDFTATAPNALGLTDLTFVPTWAGVAYVCFIADAYSRMIVGWRVAPHMRTTMVLDAIEMARWSRGNTLPGLRYHSDAGYQFTSIRYGERLAEIGATPSIGTVEDSIDNALAETVNGYYKAELIYGPTRPGPWKTVEDVELATLGWVYWHNTSRLQGYLDDLPPTEFEAAFYATNRNHQPLVEIQ